Proteins encoded together in one Pontiella desulfatans window:
- a CDS encoding RimK family protein encodes MPKQYIVVEQLDDWAPFLSSENLLTFEDYQQQDPSPDQGTQIINLCRDHEYMGRGYYCSLLAEARGDKVLPSVRTINELSRRQMYSLGLSALDKLVKKKQAHLGKDGSVFALRVFFGTTLVEELRSLARQLFDLFPCPVLEANFQRIGETWAIESVRSIGIHQLEEGQQDEFADALDQFSRQVWRRSRRKKRYAYDLAILADPEEKLPPSNKKALENLVLAGRQIGIDTEIVTKNDYARLTEFDALFIRETTSVDHHTYQFAQKAEHLHIPVVDDTNSILKCANKIYLAELLRDNELATPKTMVLYRDKPESLATAIDQLGLPIVLKIPDGSFSKGVYKVNSLAELTERTAELFESSVLVLAQEFMYTDFDWRIGVLGGRPLFACKYFMSKGHWQIYNHAATGSRRSGGFTTMAVEQAPQDAVKLAVKACGLIGKGLYGVDIKQSGNRFAVIEINDNPNIDAGVEDMHLGKLCYLRVMEHFFSEMERYRYGTR; translated from the coding sequence ATGCCAAAACAATATATTGTCGTGGAGCAGCTGGACGATTGGGCTCCGTTCCTATCCAGCGAAAACCTCCTTACCTTCGAGGATTACCAGCAGCAGGATCCTTCGCCGGATCAGGGGACGCAGATCATCAACCTGTGCCGCGACCATGAATACATGGGCCGCGGCTACTACTGCTCGCTGCTGGCCGAGGCCCGGGGCGACAAGGTGCTGCCTTCGGTGCGCACCATCAACGAGCTGAGCCGGCGGCAGATGTATTCGCTGGGCCTTTCCGCGCTCGATAAGCTTGTGAAGAAAAAGCAGGCCCATCTCGGCAAGGACGGTTCGGTTTTTGCCCTGCGCGTCTTCTTCGGGACCACCCTGGTCGAAGAGCTGCGGTCGTTGGCCCGCCAGTTGTTCGACCTCTTCCCGTGCCCGGTGCTGGAGGCGAACTTCCAGCGGATTGGCGAAACGTGGGCGATCGAGTCGGTCCGGTCGATCGGGATCCACCAGCTGGAAGAGGGCCAGCAGGATGAGTTTGCCGATGCGCTGGATCAGTTCAGCCGCCAGGTCTGGCGCCGCTCGCGCCGCAAGAAGCGCTATGCCTACGACCTGGCCATCCTCGCCGATCCCGAGGAAAAGCTCCCGCCCAGCAACAAGAAGGCGCTCGAAAACCTCGTTCTTGCCGGCCGGCAGATCGGGATCGACACCGAAATCGTCACGAAAAACGACTATGCGCGCCTCACCGAGTTCGACGCGCTATTCATTCGCGAAACCACGTCGGTCGACCACCACACCTATCAGTTTGCCCAGAAAGCCGAGCATCTGCACATTCCGGTGGTCGACGACACCAACTCGATCCTCAAGTGCGCCAACAAGATCTATCTGGCCGAGCTGCTGCGCGACAACGAACTGGCCACGCCGAAGACCATGGTGCTCTATCGCGACAAGCCCGAGTCGCTCGCGACCGCCATCGACCAGCTCGGGCTGCCGATCGTGCTCAAGATTCCCGATGGCTCCTTTTCGAAGGGGGTCTACAAGGTCAATTCGCTGGCCGAGCTAACGGAGCGCACCGCGGAGCTCTTCGAATCCTCGGTGCTCGTGCTGGCGCAGGAGTTCATGTATACCGATTTCGACTGGCGCATCGGCGTGCTGGGCGGCCGGCCCCTCTTCGCCTGCAAATATTTCATGTCGAAGGGGCATTGGCAGATCTACAACCACGCCGCCACCGGAAGCCGCCGCTCGGGCGGTTTCACCACCATGGCCGTCGAGCAGGCCCCGCAGGACGCCGTCAAACTGGCCGTCAAGGCGTGCGGATTGATCGGCAAGGGGCTCTATGGCGTCGATATCAAGCAGAGCGGCAACCGCTTCGCCGTCATCGAAATCAACGACAACCCCAACATTGATGCCGGGGTCGAAGATATGCATCTGGGCAAACTCTGCTACCTGCGGGTGATGGAGCATTTCTTCAGCGAGATGGAGCGCTACCGCTACGGCACCCGTTAG
- a CDS encoding porin yields MKKTTAIGMALAFALCAAPVFAEEEASIYDTIWGYGTWYDNDEAKVMQNFGITGRLQGDAFSFNDGDLANEDIVWRRFRFGFKGTFFQNLTLHAEMDMDMNEADSGEWDQFYNRLTDVYAKWKFSDAATLKVGKQSAGFTLDGGTSSKKLIVPERNIVAGNMWFGTEYFTGATLGGDVEDLSYKAGVFSASGEPEFGHFDNGYFGLFSVGHKVGKGDLRLDYVYNGAEESDQGYDNGTRDLEHIVALVHKTKINDNIGIWSDLSYAVGMDGMSDLFGGSIKPFYDISDEFQIVLEYAGVTSLDSEVDVNMARYASRNVAKTKVETAHNLLAGFNWYLYGHKLKWHNAVEYNFGKNLGGTGADYNGYGVTSALRISW; encoded by the coding sequence ATGAAAAAAACAACCGCAATTGGGATGGCCCTGGCCTTCGCGCTCTGCGCAGCACCGGTCTTTGCCGAGGAAGAGGCATCGATCTACGATACGATTTGGGGCTACGGCACCTGGTATGACAATGATGAAGCCAAGGTGATGCAGAACTTCGGCATTACCGGGCGCCTGCAGGGAGACGCCTTCTCCTTTAACGATGGAGACCTCGCCAACGAAGATATCGTCTGGCGCCGTTTCCGCTTCGGCTTCAAGGGTACGTTCTTCCAGAACCTGACCCTGCATGCCGAAATGGACATGGATATGAACGAAGCCGACTCCGGCGAGTGGGATCAATTCTACAACCGCCTGACCGACGTCTATGCCAAATGGAAGTTTTCCGACGCCGCAACGTTGAAAGTGGGTAAGCAGTCCGCAGGGTTCACCCTTGATGGTGGCACTTCCTCCAAAAAGTTGATCGTACCGGAACGCAACATTGTGGCCGGCAACATGTGGTTCGGCACGGAGTACTTCACCGGCGCAACCCTGGGTGGCGACGTTGAAGACCTCAGCTACAAAGCGGGGGTTTTCTCGGCCAGCGGCGAGCCGGAATTCGGCCACTTCGACAACGGCTACTTCGGCCTGTTTTCCGTTGGGCACAAAGTCGGCAAGGGCGATCTCCGCCTTGATTATGTCTACAACGGTGCCGAAGAAAGCGACCAAGGCTACGATAACGGAACCCGCGATCTGGAGCACATTGTGGCCCTCGTCCACAAAACCAAAATCAATGACAACATCGGCATCTGGTCCGACCTTTCCTATGCGGTTGGCATGGACGGAATGAGCGACCTGTTCGGCGGTTCCATCAAGCCGTTCTACGATATCTCCGACGAGTTCCAGATCGTGCTTGAATATGCCGGCGTAACCAGTCTGGACAGCGAAGTGGATGTCAACATGGCCCGCTACGCCTCCCGCAATGTGGCCAAGACCAAAGTTGAAACCGCGCACAACCTGCTGGCCGGCTTCAACTGGTACCTCTATGGCCACAAGCTGAAATGGCATAACGCCGTCGAATACAACTTCGGTAAAAACCTCGGCGGAACCGGTGCAGACTACAACGGCTACGGAGTAACCTCCGCCCTGCGCATCAGCTGGTAA
- a CDS encoding efflux RND transporter periplasmic adaptor subunit: MKKIYIPYAVAFTCAAAFATAPVELVPVQKKDLSITTTQPASIEAFHTASIGARVTGYVKAVLVDIGTPVQKGQPMVEIDAPELAAAVDVLKAEIKDREAALAAAQSEQQRVKKLAEKGSITEKAAQEAELRLQQAEAAKAVTEAKLVEANQMLAYTRIPAPFDGTVSVRNVDPGDLVEADSGNILLEVASVSPLRVVTFIPEREAVWLNNGDKATLAFDAYPGQTFEALISRTAGVLDPKTRRMRTEIDLDNAKGLLFPGMYGKVSVELENRRNALVLPAGAVRLNDGAPHVYAIENDAVKRIPVATGTDTGTEIEILSGLTGGEQIVANSIGRLRDGDAVSVKSRD; the protein is encoded by the coding sequence GTGAAAAAAATATATATTCCATACGCAGTCGCCTTCACATGCGCAGCCGCATTTGCGACCGCACCGGTTGAACTCGTGCCCGTCCAGAAAAAGGATCTGTCCATCACCACCACCCAGCCCGCCAGCATTGAAGCCTTCCACACCGCCAGCATTGGCGCACGCGTTACCGGCTACGTGAAGGCCGTGCTGGTCGATATCGGCACCCCGGTCCAAAAAGGCCAGCCCATGGTTGAAATCGATGCCCCCGAGCTGGCCGCCGCCGTCGATGTGCTCAAGGCCGAGATCAAGGATCGCGAGGCCGCCCTCGCCGCCGCCCAATCCGAACAACAACGCGTGAAGAAACTGGCCGAAAAAGGATCCATCACCGAAAAAGCGGCGCAGGAAGCGGAGCTCCGGTTGCAGCAGGCCGAGGCCGCCAAGGCCGTCACCGAAGCCAAGCTGGTGGAAGCGAACCAGATGCTGGCCTACACCCGGATCCCCGCGCCGTTCGATGGAACCGTATCCGTCCGCAACGTTGATCCCGGCGATCTGGTCGAAGCCGACTCCGGCAACATCCTTTTGGAAGTGGCCTCCGTTTCCCCGCTGCGCGTCGTGACCTTCATCCCCGAACGCGAAGCCGTTTGGCTCAACAACGGCGACAAGGCCACGCTCGCCTTCGATGCCTATCCCGGCCAAACCTTCGAAGCGTTGATCTCCCGCACGGCCGGCGTACTCGACCCCAAAACCCGCCGCATGCGTACCGAGATCGACCTCGACAACGCCAAGGGGCTGCTCTTCCCCGGCATGTACGGCAAGGTGAGCGTCGAACTCGAAAATCGCCGCAACGCCCTCGTGCTGCCCGCCGGGGCCGTCCGCCTCAACGACGGCGCCCCGCACGTCTACGCCATTGAAAACGACGCCGTCAAGCGCATCCCCGTTGCCACCGGAACCGACACGGGCACCGAGATCGAAATCCTCTCCGGCCTCACCGGCGGCGAACAGATCGTCGCCAACAGCATCGGCCGCCTACGCGACGGCGACGCGGTTTCCGTCAAGAGCCGCGACTAA
- a CDS encoding efflux RND transporter permease subunit, translated as MLVKFSIKNSFAVLAAVLALAFLGFAVYPKIQTDILPNFNKPVVMSYYSYPGLPTGEMEKSVSSRVERALTLAGKRETIEARILPGAALIKVTFQAGADPGQAMNDIINYEMSDLFHLPPGIEVPFTMRSEPGNMPVLLAAISGEGMSETELYKIGYYAVRNKMGGLQGVQIPHPFGGKFRQMMIYVDPDKLAAHHLSADDVVKAMEKANLVMAGGTVKMGALDYQVHPVNTLPTPADIDEVPIAVRNGQTIHIKDIGHTKDDAALQYNIVRVNGLRSVYCPLLREPGENTVQVVDRIREGIAAEVPNMKARGDIPEATEITLVSDQSTYIRQAMDGLQKQVLLGALLVVLIVVLFLRKLRPSIAVLLMLPLSLLSGLLGFYFTGETLNVMTIGGLALAVGTVVDAGIVVVENIMRHRSMGKNAIDAAREGAEEVSMPVLAGIATTLAVFIPALFLAGMIKFLFLPLAAAAVLTIAASYVIAMTVAPAFCARFLGKDSGKAKVQHNLEERISEPATFYQKLLSGAMKARWLTIAVIGGVSAAAFLLLPKVGTELFPAVDAGSFEIRVKTAPGTRLENTEAIIAKIEAYIQRTIPEEEIKSIISNIGMPVGKGAGFSTVLSSNSGPDTAFLIINLQEKGRRKSVMRYVSELRAGLAETFPHEKFLFVTGGIINATLNEGVAAPIDIQIAAGSLETCRATAEKIERAVKEVPGAADVQIAQSLDYPQLDIHVDRAKAALYGLTQDDVARNVVTAYGSSLGHARMIWIDKGGVDFFIGVQYEDNEIESIEELKNIPLPVKLDGTHTTVPLSSVAEINRVNIPAEIAHYNMSRVNDVYVNVEGRDLGSVVKDVEQVLAGIELPNGVTVNLRGPVQSMREGASSLGFGLVTAVVLVFLVLMAQFRSFSEPLIIMLAVPLALSGVVVALFATGTNINIQSLMGSLMLIGVVVNNSILLVEFANKQMDQGHSPFEAAYEAACVRLRPILMTSLTMLASMLPFAFNFSIGNEAMVPLARAMMGGMIASTILTLFLVPCVYTLAKKHQPKHA; from the coding sequence ATGCTCGTAAAATTCTCCATCAAAAATTCCTTCGCCGTACTGGCCGCCGTGCTGGCGCTGGCCTTCCTCGGCTTCGCGGTCTACCCGAAAATACAGACCGACATCCTGCCCAACTTCAACAAGCCCGTCGTGATGAGCTACTATTCCTATCCCGGCCTCCCCACCGGCGAAATGGAAAAATCGGTCTCCTCGCGTGTCGAGCGCGCCCTGACCCTCGCGGGCAAGCGCGAGACCATCGAGGCGCGCATCCTGCCGGGCGCGGCGCTCATCAAGGTCACATTCCAGGCCGGCGCCGATCCGGGACAGGCCATGAACGACATCATCAACTATGAAATGTCCGACCTGTTCCACCTCCCGCCCGGCATCGAGGTTCCGTTCACGATGCGTTCCGAACCCGGCAACATGCCCGTCCTGCTCGCGGCCATCAGCGGCGAAGGCATGAGCGAAACCGAACTCTACAAGATTGGCTACTATGCCGTGCGCAACAAGATGGGCGGACTCCAGGGCGTGCAGATCCCCCACCCGTTCGGCGGCAAGTTCCGCCAGATGATGATCTATGTCGATCCCGACAAACTCGCCGCCCACCACCTCTCGGCCGACGACGTCGTCAAGGCGATGGAAAAGGCCAACCTCGTGATGGCCGGCGGCACGGTCAAGATGGGCGCGCTCGACTACCAGGTGCACCCCGTCAACACCCTGCCCACCCCGGCCGACATCGACGAGGTGCCGATCGCCGTGCGCAACGGGCAGACCATCCATATCAAGGATATCGGCCACACCAAGGATGACGCCGCGCTGCAATACAACATTGTCCGCGTGAACGGCCTGCGCTCGGTCTACTGCCCGCTGCTGCGCGAACCCGGCGAAAACACCGTGCAGGTCGTCGACCGCATCCGCGAAGGCATCGCCGCCGAAGTCCCCAACATGAAGGCGCGTGGCGATATTCCCGAGGCCACCGAAATCACGCTGGTGAGCGACCAGTCCACCTACATCCGCCAGGCGATGGACGGCCTGCAGAAACAGGTGCTGCTCGGCGCGCTGCTGGTGGTGCTGATTGTGGTGCTGTTCCTGCGCAAGCTGCGCCCGTCGATCGCCGTGCTGCTGATGCTGCCGCTCTCGCTGCTCTCCGGCTTGCTCGGCTTCTACTTCACCGGCGAAACGCTCAACGTCATGACCATCGGCGGCCTCGCCCTGGCCGTCGGCACCGTGGTGGACGCCGGCATCGTGGTGGTGGAAAACATCATGCGCCACCGTTCGATGGGCAAAAACGCCATCGATGCGGCCCGGGAAGGCGCCGAAGAGGTTTCGATGCCCGTCCTGGCAGGCATCGCCACCACGCTGGCGGTCTTCATCCCCGCCCTCTTCCTGGCCGGCATGATCAAGTTCCTGTTCCTGCCGCTGGCGGCCGCCGCCGTACTGACCATCGCCGCATCCTATGTGATTGCCATGACGGTTGCCCCCGCCTTCTGCGCGCGCTTCCTCGGGAAGGATTCCGGGAAAGCCAAGGTTCAACACAACCTGGAAGAGCGGATTTCCGAACCGGCCACCTTCTACCAAAAGCTGCTCTCGGGAGCCATGAAGGCGCGCTGGCTCACCATCGCCGTCATCGGCGGCGTTTCCGCCGCGGCATTCCTGCTGCTGCCCAAGGTGGGAACCGAGCTGTTCCCGGCGGTCGATGCCGGATCGTTCGAGATCCGCGTCAAGACCGCGCCGGGAACCCGGCTGGAAAACACCGAAGCGATCATTGCGAAGATCGAAGCCTACATCCAGCGGACCATCCCGGAGGAGGAGATCAAATCGATCATCTCGAACATCGGCATGCCGGTAGGCAAAGGTGCGGGTTTTTCGACAGTGCTCAGCTCCAACTCGGGCCCCGACACCGCGTTCCTGATCATCAACCTGCAGGAGAAGGGCCGCAGGAAGAGCGTCATGCGCTATGTCAGCGAGCTGCGCGCCGGGCTAGCCGAAACCTTCCCGCATGAAAAGTTCCTGTTTGTGACGGGCGGCATCATCAACGCCACCTTGAACGAAGGGGTTGCCGCGCCGATCGATATCCAGATTGCCGCCGGCTCGCTCGAAACCTGCCGCGCCACCGCCGAAAAGATCGAACGCGCCGTGAAGGAGGTTCCGGGTGCCGCCGACGTGCAGATTGCGCAGTCGCTCGACTACCCGCAGCTCGACATCCACGTCGACCGCGCCAAGGCCGCGCTCTATGGCCTGACCCAGGACGATGTGGCGCGCAATGTCGTGACCGCCTACGGCTCCAGCCTGGGCCATGCCCGGATGATCTGGATCGACAAGGGCGGCGTCGATTTCTTCATCGGCGTCCAATACGAGGACAACGAGATTGAATCGATCGAAGAACTGAAAAACATCCCGTTGCCGGTCAAACTCGACGGCACCCACACCACCGTGCCGCTTTCGAGCGTGGCCGAAATCAACCGGGTGAATATTCCCGCCGAGATTGCCCACTACAACATGTCGCGCGTCAACGACGTCTATGTGAACGTCGAAGGGCGCGACCTCGGCTCGGTTGTGAAAGACGTCGAGCAGGTGCTGGCGGGAATCGAGCTGCCCAACGGCGTGACCGTCAACCTGCGCGGCCCGGTGCAGTCGATGCGCGAGGGCGCGTCGTCGCTCGGCTTCGGACTGGTTACGGCGGTGGTGCTGGTTTTCCTGGTGCTGATGGCCCAGTTCCGCTCGTTCTCGGAACCGCTGATCATCATGCTGGCCGTTCCGCTGGCGCTTTCGGGGGTGGTGGTGGCGCTGTTCGCCACGGGCACCAACATCAACATCCAATCGTTGATGGGCTCGCTGATGCTGATCGGCGTGGTGGTGAACAACTCGATCCTGCTGGTGGAATTCGCCAACAAGCAGATGGACCAAGGGCATAGCCCGTTCGAGGCGGCCTACGAGGCGGCCTGCGTCCGCCTGCGCCCGATCCTGATGACCTCGCTGACCATGCTGGCCTCGATGCTTCCGTTCGCCTTCAACTTTTCGATCGGCAACGAAGCAATGGTTCCGCTGGCGCGGGCCATGATGGGCGGCATGATTGCCTCCACCATCCTGACGCTGTTCCTCGTTCCCTGTGTCTATACGCTGGCGAAAAAGCACCAGCCCAAACACGCTTAG
- a CDS encoding SET domain-containing protein: protein MIHPETELRFVNPEIGHGVFATGFIPKGTIVWVQDALDRTLPPEEVGRYPADLRERMLKYCFRDRHGHFVLCWDHNRYVNHSFDSNCILTPYQLEIAVRDIQPGEELTDNYGYLNIIEPFDACDEGHARKTVFPDDLTRHHPEWDNKLEGAYGRLAEVEQPLRGLLGNEAWETLLLIANGEAAARSIRECFYDPA, encoded by the coding sequence ATGATACACCCGGAAACAGAACTACGCTTCGTGAACCCCGAAATCGGCCACGGGGTCTTCGCCACCGGCTTCATTCCCAAAGGAACCATCGTGTGGGTGCAGGATGCGCTCGACCGCACGCTCCCCCCGGAAGAGGTCGGGCGCTATCCGGCCGACCTGCGCGAACGCATGCTCAAATATTGCTTCCGCGACCGCCACGGCCATTTCGTGCTCTGCTGGGACCATAACCGCTACGTCAACCATAGCTTCGACTCCAACTGCATCCTGACCCCCTACCAACTGGAAATCGCCGTGCGCGACATCCAGCCGGGCGAGGAACTGACGGACAACTACGGCTACCTGAATATCATCGAACCGTTTGACGCCTGCGACGAAGGCCACGCTCGCAAAACCGTTTTCCCGGACGACCTGACCCGGCACCACCCCGAATGGGACAACAAGCTCGAGGGCGCCTACGGTCGGCTGGCCGAGGTTGAACAGCCCCTGCGCGGACTGCTCGGCAACGAGGCCTGGGAAACGCTGCTGCTCATTGCCAACGGAGAGGCCGCGGCCCGGTCGATTCGCGAGTGCTTCTACGACCCGGCCTGA
- a CDS encoding Na/Pi cotransporter family protein, producing the protein MEWHAIQEILFKVVGGLGIFLLGMKYMSEGMQAVAGSRLRKMISAVTDNRLAACAIGTLITGIVQSSSVTTVMVVGFVNSGFMTLMQAIGVILGANIGTTVTAWIIALKIGKFGLPALGVAAFFFLFSKKERVRYTAMALLGVGMVFFGLETMGGAFKTPEVKAYLTQVFSVMDAGTLWGVLKCAFFGCIATMIVQSSSATIGVTIVLAQGGIIGFDTAAALVLGLNIGTTITAFLASIGTSTNAKRAAYAHIIFNVIGTLWLIPFFFAYVKGIEGLFVHLEGFFAKTQEGWDDITAKIALVHTGFNLINTIIFLPLMKPLAKLVEKLVPEKTIDEINHLTYFDVRMLDTPSLAIVQSRKQILFMAESVEKMAGWLDQVLHSTEQLDELESKIFHYEGILDNVQKEIVVFLSEMLTGQVPHDVMEEARREMRIADEYESLSDYIVNVLKGHVKLRNNQLETCQEGRIELLELHSRVSEYIKMVNEAERNENLYILGKAQTDSDAITRQMKTSRRQHLQRLAESKTSPLQSLVFTDMLNNYRRMKDHAYNIAEVVAGEK; encoded by the coding sequence ATGGAATGGCACGCAATTCAGGAGATCCTTTTCAAGGTTGTCGGAGGACTCGGAATCTTTCTTCTGGGCATGAAATACATGTCCGAAGGCATGCAGGCGGTTGCGGGCAGCCGGCTTCGCAAAATGATCAGCGCAGTGACCGACAACCGCTTGGCGGCCTGTGCGATCGGCACCCTGATTACGGGCATTGTCCAGTCGAGCTCGGTGACCACGGTGATGGTGGTCGGTTTTGTGAACAGCGGGTTCATGACGCTGATGCAGGCCATCGGCGTGATTCTCGGCGCCAACATCGGCACCACGGTCACGGCATGGATCATTGCGCTCAAGATCGGGAAGTTTGGCCTTCCGGCGCTCGGGGTTGCCGCCTTTTTCTTCCTGTTCTCCAAAAAGGAGCGCGTCCGTTATACCGCCATGGCCCTGCTGGGCGTAGGCATGGTCTTTTTCGGGCTCGAGACCATGGGCGGCGCGTTCAAGACGCCGGAAGTGAAGGCATACCTCACCCAAGTGTTTTCCGTGATGGATGCCGGAACCTTGTGGGGCGTGCTCAAATGCGCTTTCTTCGGGTGCATTGCCACCATGATCGTGCAATCCTCCTCGGCCACGATCGGCGTCACGATCGTGTTGGCCCAGGGCGGGATCATCGGGTTCGACACGGCGGCGGCCCTTGTGCTGGGCCTGAACATCGGCACCACGATTACCGCCTTCCTGGCCTCCATCGGCACCTCCACCAATGCCAAGCGCGCGGCCTATGCACACATTATTTTCAATGTCATCGGCACCCTGTGGCTGATCCCCTTCTTCTTTGCCTATGTGAAGGGCATCGAAGGGCTCTTTGTCCATCTGGAAGGATTCTTTGCCAAAACACAGGAGGGGTGGGACGACATCACCGCGAAGATCGCCCTGGTCCATACCGGCTTCAACCTCATCAACACCATCATTTTCCTACCGCTGATGAAACCGTTGGCCAAACTGGTTGAAAAACTCGTCCCGGAAAAGACCATCGACGAAATCAACCATCTCACCTATTTCGATGTGCGCATGCTGGATACCCCCTCGCTGGCCATTGTGCAATCGCGCAAGCAAATCCTGTTCATGGCCGAAAGCGTCGAAAAGATGGCCGGCTGGCTGGACCAGGTGCTCCACAGCACCGAACAGCTCGATGAACTGGAGAGCAAAATCTTCCACTACGAAGGCATCCTCGACAATGTGCAAAAAGAGATTGTGGTCTTCCTCAGCGAGATGCTCACCGGCCAGGTTCCGCACGATGTGATGGAGGAAGCCCGCCGTGAAATGCGGATCGCCGATGAATACGAAAGTCTCTCGGACTACATCGTGAACGTGCTCAAAGGGCACGTTAAACTGCGGAACAACCAGTTGGAGACGTGTCAGGAAGGCCGGATTGAACTGCTGGAACTTCACTCGCGCGTCTCCGAATACATCAAAATGGTCAACGAAGCCGAGCGAAACGAAAACCTGTACATCCTCGGGAAAGCGCAAACCGACAGCGATGCCATCACCCGCCAGATGAAAACATCGCGGCGCCAACATCTACAACGGCTCGCGGAAAGCAAAACTTCGCCCCTTCAAAGCCTGGTTTTCACCGATATGCTCAACAACTACCGCCGCATGAAAGACCACGCCTATAATATTGCCGAGGTCGTCGCGGGCGAAAAATAG
- a CDS encoding GNAT family N-acetyltransferase, whose product MNPMEDVGVLCRRVGLNRVDDLLDLEEACFSFDRISRRNLRNLLRSPSACCLGAYHRGRLVGSMVVLFRRNTRTARIYSVAVSSAYRGKGIARRLMDRAEREARSRGCTRMRLEVRMDNVSAIKLYESLGYVDARVMPGYYEDGTHGMLYLKELG is encoded by the coding sequence ATGAATCCAATGGAAGATGTCGGCGTGCTTTGTCGCCGCGTTGGTTTGAATCGTGTGGACGACCTCCTCGATCTAGAGGAGGCCTGTTTCAGTTTCGACCGGATTTCCCGCCGAAACCTGCGTAACCTGCTGCGTTCGCCAAGCGCCTGTTGCCTGGGGGCCTATCACCGGGGTCGACTCGTCGGCAGCATGGTGGTTCTTTTCCGGCGCAATACCCGCACCGCCCGCATCTATTCCGTCGCCGTCTCTTCGGCCTATCGCGGGAAGGGGATCGCCCGGCGGCTGATGGACCGGGCGGAACGCGAGGCCCGGAGCCGCGGCTGCACCCGGATGCGCCTGGAGGTTCGCATGGACAATGTTTCGGCCATCAAACTCTACGAAAGCCTCGGCTACGTGGATGCGCGGGTCATGCCCGGCTATTACGAAGACGGGACGCACGGCATGTTGTATCTCAAGGAACTGGGCTAG